From the Gymnogyps californianus isolate 813 chromosome 2, ASM1813914v2, whole genome shotgun sequence genome, one window contains:
- the KBTBD2 gene encoding kelch repeat and BTB domain-containing protein 2 translates to MSTQDERQINTEYAVSLLEQLKFFYEQQLLTDIVLIVEGTEFPCHKMVLATCSSYFRAMFMSGLSESKQTHVHLRNVDAATLQIIITYAYTGNLAISDSTVEQLYETACFLQVDDVLQRCREYLIKKINAENCVRLLSFADLFSCEELKQSAKRMVEHKFTAVYHQEAFMQLSHDLLIDILSSDNLNVEKEETVREAAMLWLEYNTESRSQYLSSVLSQIRIDALSEVTQRAWFQGLPPNDKSVVVQGLYKSMPKFFKPRLGMTKEEMMIFIEAAAENPGSLYSSVCYSPQAEKVYKLCNPPADLHKVGTLVTPDNDIYIAGGQVPLKNTKTNHSKSSKLQAAFRTVNCFYWFDAQQNTWFPKTPMLFVRIKPSLVCCEGYIYAIGGDSVGGELNRRTVERYDTEKDEWTMVSPLPCAWQWSTAVAVHNCIYVMAHNLMYCYFPRSDAWVEMAMRQTSRCFASAAAFGDKIFYIGGLHIASNSGIRFPSSTVDGSSVTVEIYDVNKNEWRMAASIPAKRYSDPCVRAVVISNSLCVFIRETHMNERAKYATYQYDLELDRWFLRQHISERVLWDLGKDFRCTVGKLYPSCLEESPWKPPTYLFSPDGADEFELDGEMVTLPPV, encoded by the exons ATGTCTACTCAGGACGAGAGGCAGATAAATACAGAGTATGCTGTATCCTTGCTGGAGCAGTTAAAATTCTTCTACGAACAGCAGTTGCTAACTGACATAGTGTTGATTGTTGAGGGCACTGAATTTCCCTGCCATAAGATGGTTCTTGCAACATGCAGCTCGTATTTCAG AGCCATGTTCATGAGCGGGCTAAGTGAAAGTAAACAAACACATGTACACCTGAGGAATGTGGATGCAGCCACTTTACAAATTATCATAACTTATGCATACACGGGTAACTTGGCAATAAGCGACAGCACAGTAGAACAGCTTTATGAAACTGCGTGCTTCTTACAG GTTGATGATGTGTTACAACGGTGTAGAGAATACTTAATCAAAAAAATTAACGCAGAAAATTGTGTGCGTCTATTAAGTTTTGCTGATCTCTTCAGCTGTGAAGAGTTAAAACAGAGTGCTAAAAGAATGGTAGAGCACAAGTTCACAGCGGTGTACCACCAGGAGGCTTTCATGCAACTGTCCCATGATCTACTGATAGATATTTTAAGCAGTGACAATTTAAATGTGGAAAAGGAGGAGACAGTTCGTGAAGCTGCTATGTTATGGCTGGAGTACAACACAGAATCGCGATCGCAGTATTTGTCCTCTGTTCTTAGCCAAATCCGAATCGATGCACTTTCAGAAGTAACACAGAGAGCCTGGTTTCAAGGCTTACCACCTAATGATAAATCAGTGGTGGTGCAAGGACTGTACAAATCGATGCCCAAGTTTTTCAAGCCCAGGCTTGGTATGACAAAAGAGGAGATGATGATATTCAttgaagctgctgctgaaaacccTGGTAGTCTTTATTCTTCTGTCTGTTATAGCCCCCAGGCAGAAAAAGTTTACAAACTCTGCAACCCTCCTGCTGACTTGCATAAGGTTGGGACGCTTGTAACTCCCGATAATGACATCTATATAGCAGGTGGGCAAGTTCCTCTGAAAAACACGAAAACCAATCACAGTAAAAGCAGCAAACTCCAGGCTGCCTTCAGAACTGTGAATTGCTTTTACTGGTTTGATGCACAGCAAAACACTTGGTTTCCAAAGACACCGATGCTCTTTGTTCGTATAAAGCCATCCCTGGTCTGCTGTGAAGGATACATCTATGCAATTGGAGGAGATAGCGTCGGTGGAGAACTCAACAGGAGAACTGTGGAGAGATACGATACTGAGAAGGATGAGTGGACCATGGTAAGCCCGTTGCCTTGCGCATGGCAATGGAGCACAGCAGTAGCCGTTCACAACTGCATTTATGTAATGGCACACAACTTGATGTACTGTTATTTTCCCAGGTCAGATGCTTGGGTAGAAATGGCTATGCGACAAACAAGTAGatgttttgcttcagctgctgcttttggtgATAAAATATTCTATATCGGAGGACTGCATATTGCCAGCAATTCTGGTATAAGGTTCCCAAGCAGTACTGTAGATGGGTCTTCCGTAACCGTGGAAATCTATGatgtgaataaaaatgaatggagAATGGCAGCCAGTATCCCTGCCAAGCGGTATTCTGACCCATGTGTTAGAGCTGTTGTCATCTCTAATTCTTTATGTGTCTTTATACGAGAAACCCACATGAACGAGAGAGCGAAGTATGCCACCTATCAATATGACCTGGAACTTGATCGCTGGTTTCTAAGACAGCATATATCAGAACGTGTGCTGTGGGACTTGGGGAAAGACTTCCGGTGCACTGTAGGAAAGCTGTATCCATCTTGCCTTGAAGAGTCCCCATGGAAACCTCCAACGTATCTCTTCTCACCAGATGGAGCTGATGAATTTGAGCTGGATGGGGAGATGGTTACTTTACCACCTGTATAG
- the LOC127013091 gene encoding uncharacterized protein LOC127013091, which produces MNTAPTSESGSYSTNHTRPFFYAQPTAQQPFPNPWYLSHAYSPYCVPAPGFRSGNPYFPFYSVALHEYPGFFVPQHPMHARINRRPYFNAPSPSPMFYHATRFRHYSTPGKKMETKETQTDPRQPENKQKKHQDVRTETKGCDAGNMACVSSGIGTETESTSEKQDSSGSSIVVDREFHNKSPSSSTQYRNLPTGSYAFEKEEVRIEYGNGSPAIQLWKSFKETIPLYDVASGKPVPENIVQRDLFSVSSCEGMIYGPHEGEKMVPGASLDERKAVLASKQGVETVQEKEVQNNEVKLDAEKQANTSQWAKSPPGKTMAVQITELARSVSIDKPVVRQDVAVAKKSSSKKSTGSKTSQEEPSFIQQAGLLPSSVEVMSDLSFQQKKLNLSHSATNESQTDKSIWCDESIEKYVPSNSWLACLDSMDTNYNYDLCLPQRKRQSVLSLSSDDMSSREEGSSIDNAPVSYFVPDYVLQKSTYTFQKSTEGLEKEKTKSGGSLNEEEAVGREQMNSLNDQDVKNSSTMKIKEASSKGRKLGALPRSSSWKKINSLKKKAAKSLSEVEDSEEYSVRGEEEDEDGEDEEDEDDDDMDEIEYFFQEATPYGILMPSKGSFYQVGQRVLWKPPKNVIPAQLISWPAQEKIKTRSGLGENIGVAYKPKEKEQDEVVYSDYGYYGRKRPTQEEKDLNMSECYGNSWEVDIGRLLRENMGIPPEEYWIRSGAKPKFTSHIHGSLSPPAKSKEQGCPPLVKPKKKRIGKPPSKRRDTRCEVEEEVWEMPKSSVRKGRGTRKSLYKRR; this is translated from the exons atgaatactgCCCCTACTTCAGAAAGTGGATCATATTCCACAAACCACACAAGACCCTTTTTTTATGCACAGCCAACAGCACAACAGCCTTTTCCAAATCCATGGTACCTCAGTCATGCATACAGTCCGTACTGTGTACCTGCTCCAG GCTTCCGAAGTGGAAATCCTTATTTTCCGTTTTATTCTGTTGCACTCCATGAGTACCCTGGATTTTTTGTTCCGCAGCATCCAATGCATGCAAGAATTAACAGAAGGCCTTATTTTAACGCTCCCTCACCTTCCCCTATGTTTTATCATGCAACAAGATTTAGACACTATAGTAcccctgggaaaaaaatggagacaaaagaaacacagactGATCCTAGACAgcctgaaaacaagcaaaaaaagcatCAAGATGTCCGTACAGAAACGAAAGGTTGTGATGCAGGAAATATGGCCTGTGTTTCTTCTGGTATAGGTACAGAGACTGAAAGTACTTCAGAGAAACAAGATTCATCTGGATCTTCCATTGTGGTAGACAGAGAGTTTCATAACAAGAGCCCTTCCAGCTCTACACAGTATAGAAATCTTCCTACTGGAAGCTATGCctttgagaaggaagaagtcAGGATAGAATATGGAAATGGCTCTCCAGCTATTCAACTGTGGAAGTCCTTTAAAGAAACTATCCCTTTGTATGATGTGGCAAGTGGTAAACCAGTCCCAGAGAATATAGTGCAGCgtgacttattttctgttagCTCATGTGAAGGAATGATATATGGCCCTCatgaaggggagaaaatggtGCCAGGAGCTTCCTTAGAtgagagaaaagctgttcttgCCTCAAAACAGGGTGTTGAAACTGTGCAAGAAAAAGAGGTCCAAAATAATGAAGTGAAGCTGgatgcagaaaagcaggcaaataCAAGCCAATGGGCAAAATCCCCCCCAGGTAAAACCATGGCAGTGCAAATCACAGAGTTGGCAAGATCTGTTAGCATAGATAAACCAGTGGTAAGACAGGATGTGGCAGTAGCTAAGAAATCTAGCTCTAAAAAATCTACAGGCTCAAAAACTTCTCAAGAAGAGCCCAGCTTTATTCAACAAGCAGGACTACTTCCATCTAGTGTGGAGGTAATGAGTGACTTgagttttcagcagaaaaagctgaatCTAAGCCACAGCGCAACCAATGAAAGTCAAACAGATAAGAGTATTTGGTGTGACGAATCAATTGAGAAGTACGTTCCCTCTAACAGTTGGCTGGCTTGTTTGGACAGTATGGACACAAACTACAACTACGACCTTTGTTTGCCACAAAGGAAACGTCAAAGTGTACTCAGTCTTTCTTCTGATGACATGTCCTCTAGAGAGGAAGGCTCTTCAATTGATAATGCCCCAGTGTCTTATTTTGTCCCTGACTATGTGCTTCAGAAAAGCACATATACTTTCCAGAAAAGTACAGAGGGcttagagaaagagaaaactaaaagtGGTGGGTCCCTTAATGAAGAGGAAGCTGTAGGAAGGGAGCAGATGAACAGCTTGAATGACCAAGATGTCAAAAACTCTTCAACTATGAAGATTAAAGAGGCTTCCAGTAAAGGTAGAAAGCTGGGAGCTCTTCCTAGATCTTctagttggaaaaaaatcaattctctcaagaaaaaagcagctaagAGTTTGTCAGAAGTTGAGGACTCCGAAGAATACTCTgtgaggggagaagaggaggatgaagatggagaggatgaggaggatgaggatgatGATGACATGGATGAAattgaatatttctttcaagaagCCACTCCATATGGAATCTTGATGCCTAGTAAAGGAAGTTTCTACCAAGTTGGCCAGAGGGTGCTTTGGAAACCACCTAAAAATGTTATACCAGCTCAATTAATTAGCTGGCCTGctcaagagaaaataaaaactaggaGTGGGCTTGGTGAAAACATTGGTGTAGCTTACAAgccaaaggagaaagaacaagatgAAGTTGTATACAGTGACTATGGGTATTATGGAAGAAAGAGGCCTACGCAAGAAGAGAAGGACTTGAACATGAGCGAATGCTACGGAAATTCTTGGGAG gTAGATATTG GAAGGCTGTTAAGGGAGAACATGGGGATACCACCTGAAGAGTATTGGATTAGAAGTGGTGCTAAACCCAAATTTACCAGCCACATACATGGTAGTCTGTCACCCCCAGCCAAGAGCAAAGAACAAG GGTGCCCACCTTTGGTtaaaccaaagaagaaaagaataggCAAGCCACCTTCAAAACGCAGAGACACAAGATGTGAGGTGGAAGAAGAAGTGTGGGAGATGCCTAAAAGCAGTGTACGCAAAG ggcGTGGAACAAGAAAGTCCCTCTATAAGAGAAGATAA